The Luteitalea sp. sequence CACGCGAACGCATGCGAGCAGCGGGTTGTCCTCATCTGCAATCGGCGCAGCGTAGTCGGCCAGCGCCATCACCTTGCCCTCGTCTTCGAGCTCGCGCATGTTGAGGAGATTCGTCACATGCTCGAAGAACACGCCCAGCGAGCATCGCGCCGGTGAGGCCGCCAGCCGCTCGAGCCGGCCCTCCCGAAATGCCGAGATGGTTGCAGAGAGGCCATCACCCAGGCCGTCGATGGTCACGACGGCGCACGGTGCGAAGTTTGCCCCCCACGCGGCGGCTGCCGCATGCGCTTCGTGATGGTCAACGAGATCGAGCGCAGCTCGCCCGAGCCCATGCTGCGCGAGTTGCCGTCGCAGCGCAAGCCGGTTGAGCGCCTTCGAGACCGGTCCCGGTGACCACTCGGTCATGCGGTACTTCACGAGACGAGTCAGTCCAGCGAAGGGACCAGGGCGTTGGGTGCGCCGACGAACGGCATAATAGCGCTCCTTGCTTCCCGGCGACCAGCGGCCGAGTGCCTTGGCCGGATCGGAGGTGGAGACAGCCACGACGTCGATCTGCTGCGGCTCCAGACCTGCGTGCGCCAGGCAGGCTTGTATGGAGCGCATGGGAAAATGAATCTCGAGCTTGCGGCGGCTCAACCGCTCCTCGTTGACCGCAAACAGCAGCCGTCCCGCCTGCAGCAGCGCGGCGCCAGAATCGTGGCCGTCCCAGATGCCAAGTACGTTCACAGTGTCGTCGCGACTTGGTCAGAGAAACAGATACTTGACGAGCGAGAAACCGTAGCGTGGCGCGCTCCGCCACACGCGAATGTGTGAGGTGCCATGAGCGCGAGGGTGCTCATGGCTCGGGACTTCGGCCATCCGGAACCCTCGTCGTAGCGTCTTGATGATCATCTCCTGCTCGATCGTTGTCGTATTCTCGCGTAGGTCCAATTGACGGAGCACGCTCGTCCTGATGGCGCGGAAGCCGTTCTGACTCTCGCTCAGTCGGCAGCCGAACCGCCGGTTGATGCACGCGGTGATGAAAGAGCTGCCCGCCAGCCGCAAGAACTCATCGAATCCGCCGTGCAGCTCGCTCGATCCGCCTCTCAGACGCGACGCTGAGACATGATCGGCGCGGTCGGCCAGAATCGGCTCCACGAGCAACGGGATGTCCTCGGGATCGTGCGATCCATCAGCATCCAGCAAGACGGTGATGGGTGTGCGGATGTGGGGAATGGCGCGCCGAATGGCCTCTCCCTTTCCTCGACCGCCGTCTGTGAGGACGCTCGCACCGCTCCGTGCAGCCAGCTCCGGCGTTCCGTCGGTCGAGTGGCCGACGACCACGATGACCTCGCTAGCGTAGCGCCGCGTCCGCTCGATGATGTCTGGGATGCTTGGCGCTTCTTGCTTCGCCGGAATCACCGCCGACACGTCGGTGGCCACATGATGCTCGACCGCTCGCGCCAAGC is a genomic window containing:
- a CDS encoding glycosyltransferase, with product MNVTCFADATMQTRLARAVEHHVATDVSAVIPAKQEAPSIPDIIERTRRYASEVIVVVGHSTDGTPELAARSGASVLTDGGRGKGEAIRRAIPHIRTPITVLLDADGSHDPEDIPLLVEPILADRADHVSASRLRGGSSELHGGFDEFLRLAGSSFITACINRRFGCRLSESQNGFRAIRTSVLRQLDLRENTTTIEQEMIIKTLRRGFRMAEVPSHEHPRAHGTSHIRVWRSAPRYGFSLVKYLFL